CTTCGCTATCAATGGCTTTTGATGTCTCTTCACTCACCGCCCGCCGGGGATTAGCCCCACCATTACCCAAAAACATCGATTGTTGTCCTTGTTGGTAAGCCAGTGGCCCTAAGACTTTGCTCATACCATAAGATGTTACCATCCGTTCTGCTAAGTCAGTTGCTCGTTGCAAATCGTTGGAAGCACCAGTTGTAATACTGTTAAACACAATCTCTTCGGCGGAACGTCCACCTAACAGAGTCGCAATTTGACCCCGCAATTCTTCTTCATTCATCAAAAAGCGGTCTTCAGTTGGTAATTGCAGAGTGTAGCCCAAAGCAGCCATCCCACGGGGAATAATCGAAATCTTTTCTACACGACCGTTTCCTGTGGTTAGCGCCCCGACCATTGCGTGACCAACTTCATGATATGCAACAATCTTTTTCTCAGTCTCGTTCATGACGCGACTCTTTTTCTCTAAACCAGCGACTACCCGCTCAATTGCTTCGGCGAAGTCTTCTTGAGCAACACTTTCACGCAGATTACGAGCAGCCAATAATGCGGCTTCATTGACCAAGTTTGCCAAATCTGCACCAGCAAAACCAGGAGTCCGAGTAGCGATCGCTTTTAAATTTACATCATCTCCTAATTTTACCTTTTGAGCGTGAATCTTGAGAATTGCTTCCCGACCAGATAAATCAGGACGGTCTACCAACACTTGGCGGTCAAAGCGGCCTGGACGCAACAATGCAGAGTCAAGGCTTTCGGGGCGGTTAGTAGCAGCTAGGACAATTACCGTTGCATCCCCAGCCGCAAACCCGTCCATCTCTGTTAGTAACTGGTTGAGGGTCTGTTCTCGCTCATCGTTACCACCGTAGAAGCCGTTACTGCTACGAGATTTACCGATCGCATCTAATTCATCAATAAATATAATACAAGGAGCCTGTTTCTTGGCTTGCTCAAATAAATCCCGCACTCTGGAAGAACCTACACCCACAAACAATTCCACAAACTCGGAACCAGAGATACTAAAGAATGGAACACCTGCTTCTCCTGCTACAGCTTTCGCTAAAAGTGTCTTACCAGTACCCGGAGGCCCAACCAATAACACACCTTTGGGAATCCTCGCACCAATTTGGGTAAATCGTCCTGGAGTCTTGAGAAAATCTACAATTTCTACTAACTCAGTTTTCGCTTCCTCTACCCCAGCCACATCTGCAAAGGTAATTTTAGCTGATTCACCTTCAACGTAAACCTTAGCTTTGCTCTTACCAATAGAAAGCGCACCTTGGGGGCCACCGCCACCACCACGGGCAAGAAAGAACTGCCAAATCCCAATAAAAATCAGTGGGGGAATCACCCAACTTAAGAGGGTTGTAATCCAAGTATTCTTGGGTGGAGGTGTAGCTGCAAACTCAACTCCCTTTTGTTCTAGCAGCTTGGGTAACTCTAAATCAAAAATTGGTGTAGTTGCAAACACCTGTCCCGGCTCGGCATTTTCTGTTTTTAGTTCGTAGAGAATCTGATTTTGACCAACGGAAACGCGGTTGACTTCCCCTTCTTGTACTTGATGAATAAATAAGCTATAGGGAACACCAGCAGGGCCAGAAGCAAATAAACCAGGTAAAAATATATTCAAAAGCAGAAATAGCCCTGATACTGCCAGTAATATATTTGCAACGATCCGAAACCGAGGTGACTTAGGTTGTTCTTTAATTGCCATAGACGTTGTTACCAATCCTTAGAATGAAAACTTTTGAGAATGTGACTTTCTGGAAAAATCTGGTATTTCCAGTTCAGATATTTGAAGCAGCTTATACTGTTTCCAACCAATCAAAAATTTGGGCTAACTGATCCAGTGTTACTAGCCCATACTGCCAGAGAGTCATAGCCAGGAAGTTAGGGGTCTGTTCGCAATGTCGCAAAGCAAGAGAAATTGCTCCACCAGAAATACCCAACTCTTCCTCTAAAAAATGCACCAGTTGATCTGTAGCTTTCATCGCAATGTTAAACAATGTTAATTAAATCTTATTTATGAGAGAGTTGACTCGTTTGATGCAATATCCGGGTTACATCTCAAAGTTGTTCAGTTTGTCTCGATCCTTAAGAATACTACCTATTCTCATAATTTCTCCTCTTTAGCAATGTCTCAGCATTTTTATTTATGTAACTAAACTTAACAATTAAATTAATCTTTGGGAACTAACAAGCAAATACGGTTTACCGTACTCAAAGATAGGACTTACGCAAAACCTTAGCCAAAAGGAAAGATTTTCATTTTCCTTTTAGGGCAATTCATCTAGACGCGTATTAGTATGTCAAAGCAAGCTACGTGCAGCATCTCGGAGAAAAGCGAATACTCTACAAAAGGCTACACCAACACTTACGCAATGATATTTTATAAATAAAAGGACAAGTTATCTTGACTGTTTCTGCAACTTCTATAGGAATCCCGTTTGATTTTTGTAACCAAACTAAGTATTTGTAGGGTGCGTTACGCTATCGCTAACGCACCAAATCTTTAAGAATGGTGCGTTACGAACTGCGTTCTAACACAACGCCAGTTGCTACAACGGAGGGAACCTCCCTTCGGGTTCACCAGTCGCCTACGGTGGGAAACCCGCCTACAGCGCTGGATTCACCGCAACGTACTGGCTCCCCTACAATAACTAATTTTGTTCAAAAATCAATACTTTGGCCATTTTTTTGATTTGGCGAAGGTATTGAAAATCAAATATGATTCCTATAGTTTGATATCTTTTTAAGTGCCAACTAACCAGCATAATCAATAAATATGAAAATTCAACAACTAATTACAAAATCACTCAGCTTATCTAATAATGCTATATCCTATTATGTAAGTCAGGAATTAGCAGCTATTTATCCGAAAAAAGTATTACTGGAAAGTAATGATAGTTCATTCAATTTAGAAAAATATGCTGAGGCTAACCTCTGCAAAATTCAATATGATGCTCATATCCATAACCAGATACTTACTGGTTGGAATGGTATGGAAAACGAAATTTATAAACATACTGAAAATGCCAGTTTTGAAGTTTCGTGGCAAGGATACCAATTTGATATCCTCTTAATGAGTTGGCAAGAAGGTTATTGTAAAACTCGCTATTCCTGGATTTTGGCAGAGAGTACGGAAGTAGCAGAAAAGTTTTTCGCCGCAGTTTGTGATTGGAACTCAGAAATTCGTGATGAGGTTTTAGTTTTTGAAGATGGTTATTGGGATAAAAATCCCGATCTATTCCAATCTATTAAAAGTGCAAACTTCGACAATCTCATCTTGCATAGTAATCTTAAACAAGATATTCAAGATGACTTAATAAACTTCTTTGCATCCCGCGAAACTTACACAGATTATAGTGTTCCTTGGAAACGTGGTATTTTATTTATTGGTTCACCAGGAAATGGGAAAACCCATACAGTAAAAGCATTAATTAATCAAATGCAGCAGCCTTGCTTATATGTGAAAAGCTTTAAGTCTGAGTATGCTACTGATAGCGAAAATATCCGTCAAGTATTCAAACAAGCACGGCAATCTGCGCCTTGTATTTTGGTATTAGAAGATATTGATTCTCTATTAAATGATGATAATCGTTCTTTCTTTTTAAATGAACTTGATGGTTTTGCCTCTAATCAAGGAATTGTCACCATTGCAACCACCAATCATCCAGACCGGTTAGATTCAGCAATTAGCGATCGCCCCAGCCGTTTTGACCGCAAATATCATTTTGAACTGCCAGCAATCCCAGAACGAGAAGCCTACATCACCTTATGGAACGATCAATTAAAAACTGCAATGCGCTTGTCTGAGGAGGCTGTGAGTCAGATTGTAGCATTAACTGAAGGCTTTTCTTTCGCCTACCTCAAAGAACTATTTTTATCGTCAATGATTGGTTGGATAGGAACGATGGAAACTGGCACGCTAGAGAAAATTATGATTTCTCAAGTTGTAATTTTACGACAACAGATGAGCAGCACAACTGTTAGTGGTAAAGATTCAGAAAAGTAATTTGTGGGCAAGTTCAGATTACTAGGGAACTTCCAGATTTTTCTACTTCATTCGTGAGAGTTGCGCCAGACATGACTTTACATTGAGCCTATTCAAAAACATAATCTTGAGCTACTTTCCAATAGCGCGAGAACCGCTTTAGGTCAATATAGCCATTATAGTCAAAAAATGGTTTCACCTCTAACACTTCTACAGGTATAGAACCCTTTATTTTATTGCAGATATTATCAAACCGAGGACTGGGACTGTCGGCTGTGACAACTATATTCGCATCATGTTCTTGAGCAAAAGCTAAAATTTCCTGTGCCACATCACCACGACGGATAACAACTGGTAACTCTAGTAAGCATTCGTAAATAAACGTAAGGCGTTTAAGACTCAGTTGGCATTCCTTGATCAAAGCCTCATCCCAAATCCAAATAGCTGGTGCATCTGGGTATTTTTGCAGTGCAGGGTTATATGGACTGAGACAGTCTCCATGTACCCAAACAATTGATTTACTCATTTTTCACCTTTTACCTTTATTTCCACGCTGCCAACTTTGGCTATTAGCTTGTTTGCTAAATTCCCCTTTAGGAAAAAGCCGCTGTTCTAATTCTTCATAGCTGCCTTCAAAATCGCAATGACCGTAAAGGGGACATTTCTGGCAATAAACGCTTTTGGTGTAGCGTTCTAAGTTTTCACGGTTGAAAAAATACGGTTTATGACTAAAAGTGCTAGCAACCCACTGCCAGGACATATTATTGCTAGCAGGATCTCCATCTAAAAGATGTTCAAGAAACCACTTAGCTCCTACTTGCCAACGAATATGCCGCCAATGGACAATGTAAGCCGCTAGCCACATTCGGGCGTGGTTATGTAGATACCCAGTTTCTTTTAAGTCACGGCTAAAGCTGTCGATGCAAACTCTACCTGTGGTTCCTTGTCTGATATCTTGCGAAAATCTGGATGCATATTCAGCCACAGTATAACCAGTTTTATACTCTTCCTGGTCTTTCCAGATTTCATCCCCTAGCTTCACATACAATCTTTGCCAGTAATCGCGCCAGCCTAACTCATTGATTAGTTTCATCGCATCATCTTGGTGCTGTACCCGTTCAAGGACATAATCTCGAATTTCTCGCAAACTCAAAACGCCATAACGGATATAAGGCGAAAGTCGTGTTACCGCACCTGTGAAAAAATTACGTGTTTGTGCGTAGCTTACTGGGTCGATTTTTTGCAGGGCTTTTTCTGCTGCTTTGCGTCCCCCGACGGTTTCGCTGATGTGGCGATCGCGTTCTGCTGCACCTGGGAATTGTTCGCGGAGGTAGGCTACCAACTCATCGCGGTTGGCAAAATCGCGTTGCATATCTTTAGACATTATTAATTTAGATATCAGCATCCATGACACTGATGAATAAGAAAGTTTGCTCAATATATGTACAATTCTAAAGCGATGCTACGACGAGCTACGCTTACACAATCTATCACACCCCATTATGAGCAACATTCCCCAAGCCGGACAACCAGCGCCAGATTTCTCTACACCTGACCAAAATGGCAATGCAGTCACTCTCGACGACCTCAGCAGTCAGTGGGTTATCCTCTACTTTTACCCCAAAGATGATACACCAGGCTGTACCACCGAAGCCACAGATTTCACCGAGTTGTATCAAGACTTCAGCGCACTGGGAGCAAAAATCTTAGGCGTAAGTCCAGATTCGGGTAAATCCCATTGTAAATTTATCAGCAAACATAACTTATCAATCACCCTATTGAGTGACCCAGAACATATTTTGACAGAAGCCTACGGTGCTTGGCGCTTAAAAAAATTTATGGGCAAAGAATATATGGGTGTGGCTCGGTCAACATTTCTCATTTCATCTGATAAAATTATTGCCTATGCTTGGCCGAACGTAAAAGCCAAAGGTCATGCTCAGGCAGTTTTAACTAAATTACAGGAATTAGCAGCCACGGAAAGTCCCAAATGAGTCATGCAAACACGATTGGATGTAGGCATAGTTACAGCAATGCTAGGTAAATAATATAGTAATAAAACAGGATGTGAGTAGCCTATTTGAACAAGCAATTATCAACGCGCTGAACTCAGTCAATCCTCAAAAAGTTCTGGAAGGTAAAGTAGCTAATGCTATTATCCAGGCAGGGTTTGATTTAGTTAGTTTCAATAAAACAGTGGGTCTAAATGGCGAAATCGGTGAAATTGATGTGGAAACCACTAACGCTATCATCGAAGTAACAACCCAAACTGCTCGGAAGTTGAAGCAAGTTCAAAAATTGATATCAAACTCTGACTTGAATCCTTTGAAGAAGCCAGTTATTCTCTATGCACCTAATTACAAATTCACTCCGGCTCAAGATATCATCGCTACCGGCAGTTATGTAGTTTGCAGTCAAGGTGAATTATTAGAATTATTATCCATATTAGGAGCATAAGTCATGCCAGAATCAATTTCCCTAATTTCTAGTGCTGAGATTAAACCAGGAGAATTTTTGAGTTTTCTGCAATATTCGGGAGTATTACTACATCCAGATAATGTATATGATGGGCGTATTTCTAGAGACAATACTCATGTTTGGGTTGTTTTAGATAACACTGAATTAAAAAACTTTAACACTGATGAGATTGAACTCATAACTCAGAAGCTTACAGCTAAACCTCAGACTCACATTCTACTTGATGTGAGCAAGACTTCAGGAAGTGAGCAATTAGCCCTAGAGTTTGCGTGTAAGTTTGCCAAAAAATGGTCTTGTGTTGTCTATGATTCAAGTCAAAGAGTCTACTCAGAACAAGAATTGTTAGGGTTATGCCAAACAAAATTAGGTTTTGTTTAGGAAAACTTTTAAGTTAATTATCTTTTCTCTTCATAATGTAGACTAATACTGGAGCAGTGTCATAATAGTTACACTAAATCTTTGAAATAAATTATGGTTCAATTTATCCAAGCAAAAAATGTCGGGCTTGCTTATCTGGAAGAAAGATTTGGTCTACAGTTAGCCGAAGAGGAGGCGTTCTTTATAGAATGGTTTGAGAATTTACCGGAAATTACAGATTTAGAAAAGCAAGATTTAGACAGAGTAAAACTTCATTTTCTCCGTTTAGTCAAGCGTCCTCCTTTGTCAGAAGAAACAGTAAAATTAGTAGTTTTATCTCCTTTACTCAATTTAGCTGGATTTTATGATGAGCCTTTTTATATGAGAGGCGAGGAATCAATAAGAATTTCTGCGGAAGATGAAGGAGAAATTATTAGAGGTAGAATTGATGTTTTAGTTATTCAAGAACAATTCTGGTTGTTAGTAATTGAATCTAAAAGGTCTAGCTTTTCTCTTTTAGAAGCCATACCTCAAGCACTTGTTTATATGTTGGCTAATCCTAATCAAGACAAACCTACTTTTGGATTAGTAACAAATGGTAGTGATTTTATTTTCCTCAAACTTACCAAACAAAATCAGCCAAGGTATGCTATGTCTGAACAATTTACACTTTTAAAACGAAAAAATGAATTGTATCAAGTTCTAAGTGTATTAAAAAATTTGAGTCAAATTTTGAGTTAATAATTATGTCTATTCGTCCTATATATCTTGATTGTCACGCTACTACACCAGTAGATGAACGGGTGTTAGCAGCAATGATCCCATACTTCACAGAAAAGTTTGGCAACCCAGCAAGTATTGGTCATGTTTATGGTTGGGAAGCAGAAGCTGCTGTCAAACAAACACGAGAGATTTTAGCAGCAGCAATTAACGCTACTCCCGAAGAAATTGTTTTTACGAGTGGTGCAACAGAAGCTAATAATTTAGCTATTAAAGGTGTTGCCGAAGCTTATTTTAAAAAAGGTCAACATATTATTACTGTTGCCACTGAACATAATGCAGTAATTGACCCCTGTAATTATTTAAAAACTCTCGGTTTTGAAATCACTATTCTACCAGTTAAAAAAGATGGATTGATTGATTTAACTGAGTTACAAAAGGCTTTCCGTCCTGAGACAATTTTGGTTTCGGTGATGGCTGCAAATAACGAAATTGGAGTGTTACAGCCAATAGCCGAAATTGGGGAACTATGCCATGCTTACAACATCATTTTCCACACCGATGCAGCCCAAGCTATTGGTAAAATTCCCCTAGATGTGCAAGGGATGAAAGTTGATTTGATGTCGCTAACCGCACACAAAGTATTTGGGCCAAAAGGCATTGGGGCGCTGTACGTCCGTAGGCGGGAACCCAGAGTGCAATTAGCTCCCCAGCAGCACGGCGGCGGACATGAACGGGGGATGCGTTCTGGGACATTGTATACACCGCAAATTGTCGGCCTTGGGAAAGCTGTAGAAATCGCTTTGGCTGAACAAGCGACAGAAACCCAACGCCTTACCCAGTTAAGACAAAGTTTGTGGGAACAGCTTTCCCAACTTGAAGGAATTCATCTTAACGGACACCCTCAACAGCGATTGGCGGGAAACTTGAATATCAGTGTTGAGGGTGTCGATGGAGCCGCACTTTTGCTAGGATTGCAGCCAGTAATGGCGGTTTCTTCTGGATCTGCTTGTTCCTCGGCAAATACTGCCCCCTCCAGTGTTCTGACAGCGCTGGGAACCCCCCAACAGCTAGCTTATGCCTCAGTGCGGTTTGGGATTGGACGGTTTAATACCCAAGAGGAGATTGATATTGTAGCGAAACATGCGATCGCAACTATTCAAAGTTTACGCAAACCCTCTTTTATGGATTCTCACGCAGGAAAGCCCCAATCTGCTCTAGTTCCTGCTGATTGAGGCGAAATTCCCCAGCAGCAATGATTCCATCCACCTGTTGGGGATTGCGTGCGCCAACGATCGCAGCTGTCACCGCCGGATTATTTAAAGTCCAAGCGATCGCCACCTCACCGGGGGAGCGATCGTGTTGCTTACCAATGTGCTGCAACACCTCCACCAACTTCAGGTTACGAGATAGACGTGGCTCCTGAAATTCATCACTCTTTTTGCGCCAATCATCATCTGCTAAATTAGCAACCCGCTCAGATGTCATCTTTCCTGTAAGCAAGCCAGATTGCATTGGTGAATAAACAATGACACCGATGTTATTTTCCTTACAGAAAGGTAAAATCTCCTTTTCGACATTGGGCTTAACCAGTGAATAAGGTGGTTGTAATGACGTAACTGGTGCAATCTCCTGCACACGTTTCAACTGTTCTACATTGAAGTTTGAAACCCCAATATAGCGAACCTTCCCTTCATCTTTTAGTTTGGCGAGAGTTGTCCAGCCTTCTTCGATATCAGAGTCGGGGTTAGGCCAGTGAATCTGGTAGAGATCAATAGTTTCAATATCGAGTCGGCGCAAACTAGCTTCAACCTCCCGCCGCACAGAATCCGCCTTCAGGCTCCGGCCAATTTCGCCCTTTTCATCCCAGATCATTGAGCATTTAGTGAAAATGTAGGGGCGACTAGATTGACCTTTAAGCGCCTTAGCAACAACTTCTTCAGAATGTCCCAGACCGTAAATAGCTGCGGTGTCTATCCAATTAACACCGAGATCGAGAGCGTGCTTGATCGCTTCAATCGATTCTCGATCGTCCTGCGTTCCCCAACCAAAAGCCCAGCCACCTCCACCGATCGCCCAGGCACCAAAGCCGATTGGGGTAATGTGAAGCTCCGAGTTGCCAAGTTGTTTGGTTTGCATATCTACCTTCTCTAATAATTTTTGAGTCAATTGCTAGTTTACGCTGCAAATATCTTCTCAACCGCTATCTACGGTATGAATCACTACTGGGGCAAACACCATCGCAAATTACTACTTCTACATACACTAGAGTTGTCTGAAAATAATAACAGTTGTTGAGTATTGATCGAAGATGTCAGAAGATTTAAAAGGCAAAGTTGCCCTGATTACAGGTGCAAACAAAGGTATCGGCTATGAGATTGCACGTCAATTAGGTTCTAGAGGTGCTACTGTTCTTATTGGTGCAAGAGATATCAAACGTGGTGAAGAAGCGGCGAATAAACTTCGTTTAAATGAGATCGATGCCCGAACAATTCAACTTGATGTCATCGACCAAAAAACAATCGACTCTGCGGCTCAACAAATCGAGAACGAATTCGGAAAACTTGATATCCTTGTAAACAATGCCGGGATATTAAGTGATGGCGATCGCCTTCCACCAAGTCAAGTTGAGATTGAAACACTGCGACACACTTATGAAACAAATGTATTTGGAGTGTTTGCAGTGACAAAAACCCTGCTACCACTTTTAAAAAAGTCAATAGCAGGGAGAATAGTCAATTTATCAAGTGGTTTAGGTTCTTTGACTCAGAACTCCGATGCAAATTATGAGTTCGCTAATTTTAAGCTTCTTGCTTACAACTCATCAAAAACAGCAGTGAATGCAATTACAGTTCTGTTGGCTGCTGAACTTAAAGATACCCCGATTAAAATCAATGCTGCCGATCCTGGTTTCACAGCCACTGATATTAATCAACACCAAGGATACCGCACTGTTGAGCAAGGAGCGATCGCACCAGTGAGACTTGCCACTTTACCTGATGATGGTTTTAGCGGAGGTTTTTTTGATGAAAATGGCGCACTACCTTGGTAGAAAGTAGAAAGTAGAAAGTAGGGAATTGGGCATTGGGGAGGGAGAGTTAAAGCTTGGATGTTGAGTTTCTGAAAATGAACCTTTAAGTTTCTATTCCCCATGCCCCATATTCAACGGGAGCAATGCTCTAACAGTGAGATGGGTAAGCAGGGGAGGCAAGGGAGGCAGGGGAAGAGAAAGAAATAAGTGTAGAAGCAATTTGTAACGGTCGTAAAAAATACTAAAAATGCCTCTTTACTCCCCCTGCTCCCCCTGCCTCCCCTGCTCCCCCTGCCTCTTTACTCCCCCTCCTCCCCCTACCTATTTCACGAGGATCTCACTTTTTCGCCTTGCCCCATATTCAACTCAATAGGGATTTGAATCAATCCGTCCCCTTTTGACACTCCTGAGATAGTACCCAGAGGTTGGTCTGTTTCTCAAATTAAAGGTGTCGCCGCTGCGGACTTTCCAAATTTTGTAATTAGAAAAGGTCAAAGGCGTTCTGGGTTCGCATACTTCTGGCAAATGATTGCCTAGTACAAAGTATGCTGCACCCCTACCCATAACTTTCACCAAACCGTTTTTATCTACAAGAACCGATGTACTTTCACTAACCGCAATCCCTAAAACACTGCTAGATACACCATCCTTAATTTGACGGGCAATGAAAGTCATAATTCGACCCATTCTTTCGCGCCTGTCGAAATGTGTATCGACGATAGTTCCCTTCAAATTACTCCAATTGAAAAAGTTGTAAGTAAAAGTGATGTCTCGGTAAGGATCTTCGAGTGCGTCTCTAGTTTCAATGCCTTTTTCGGAAGAAGCACAAGCATCATAGACACAATCACTTTGAATCATCGCACCCGCACTAGTGCCACCAACACCGCCTCCCTTTAGGTAAACTGACTTAACGGCAGCTTCAACTTTGGTGTCTTTCCAGTTGCGGATGTATTGACATTGGTCGCCGCCAGCAAAGAAAATCACATCAGCGTTTCTGACTTTTTCATAAATCTCGGCTTTGTTTGCTTCTTGCCTATTGCTAACTAAAAGAGTTTCCACAGAGTTTACGCCCTTCATGGCATAAATTAGGCGATTGTAATCGTGATTACCATTAGTGCGGAGAACTACAACATTAACTTTAGTGCTAGAGTTACTACCTCCCCTAACTTGGTTAATCATCCACTGGATGGCATCATCGACATCGGGGCCACCACCTCCCAAACTCAGGACTGGGCCCGCTAAGGAAGGACGGACATCAAAGGAGGGTGAGGAGGAGGGGCGGACATCAACAGTGTCACCCAAGAAGTAGCGTTTCCAGTTTTCGATAAAACGGGTTATTAGGAAGGTTCCCATATTCAACAACTTGATTCCTATACTTTTCAAGCGCCTTGCTATGCTTGGGAATGCCTTTGTCATACTAAGCTTCTGGAGCAAACTGCAATTATTGCTAGGCTATTACGCACTCTAGTTGCTTATTTATCCGTCAGAGTTGTATTGGTCATTGGTCATTAGTCCTTTGTAAAGAGAAATGACTAATGACAGTTTTAACGAAAAAATGTGCAGTTTAGAGGCGCATTATCTTAACTTTGGCACTAGAGAGGGTAGAATTTCCAGCGTACAGGGCTTGTACTGTTTTTTCAGGCCATAATCCAGAGCGATCGTTAATTCTCTACGCTTCTATGTAAAAATCCTTACATTGCTTGTGTCCTTTACTTCTTCTTTGGATGAAAGACACTCGCGGCCATACAAGCAAAGCCTAGCAACTTGGTTAAGCTAAAATAAGGGTTTTGAATTCCCAATTGGTGGGTAAAGTCGCGTGTAGACGCGATTTATAACCGCCCTTTA
This genomic interval from Nostoc sp. KVJ3 contains the following:
- the ftsH4 gene encoding ATP-dependent zinc metalloprotease FtsH4, with product MAIKEQPKSPRFRIVANILLAVSGLFLLLNIFLPGLFASGPAGVPYSLFIHQVQEGEVNRVSVGQNQILYELKTENAEPGQVFATTPIFDLELPKLLEQKGVEFAATPPPKNTWITTLLSWVIPPLIFIGIWQFFLARGGGGGPQGALSIGKSKAKVYVEGESAKITFADVAGVEEAKTELVEIVDFLKTPGRFTQIGARIPKGVLLVGPPGTGKTLLAKAVAGEAGVPFFSISGSEFVELFVGVGSSRVRDLFEQAKKQAPCIIFIDELDAIGKSRSSNGFYGGNDEREQTLNQLLTEMDGFAAGDATVIVLAATNRPESLDSALLRPGRFDRQVLVDRPDLSGREAILKIHAQKVKLGDDVNLKAIATRTPGFAGADLANLVNEAALLAARNLRESVAQEDFAEAIERVVAGLEKKSRVMNETEKKIVAYHEVGHAMVGALTTGNGRVEKISIIPRGMAALGYTLQLPTEDRFLMNEEELRGQIATLLGGRSAEEIVFNSITTGASNDLQRATDLAERMVTSYGMSKVLGPLAYQQGQQSMFLGNGGANPRRAVSEETSKAIDSEVKEIVETAHEQALEILRQNRDLLEAIATQLLETEVIEGEKLHSLLSQVKPLGNS
- a CDS encoding FAD-binding domain-containing protein, which encodes MSKDMQRDFANRDELVAYLREQFPGAAERDRHISETVGGRKAAEKALQKIDPVSYAQTRNFFTGAVTRLSPYIRYGVLSLREIRDYVLERVQHQDDAMKLINELGWRDYWQRLYVKLGDEIWKDQEEYKTGYTVAEYASRFSQDIRQGTTGRVCIDSFSRDLKETGYLHNHARMWLAAYIVHWRHIRWQVGAKWFLEHLLDGDPASNNMSWQWVASTFSHKPYFFNRENLERYTKSVYCQKCPLYGHCDFEGSYEELEQRLFPKGEFSKQANSQSWQRGNKGKR
- a CDS encoding cysteine desulfurase family protein is translated as MSIRPIYLDCHATTPVDERVLAAMIPYFTEKFGNPASIGHVYGWEAEAAVKQTREILAAAINATPEEIVFTSGATEANNLAIKGVAEAYFKKGQHIITVATEHNAVIDPCNYLKTLGFEITILPVKKDGLIDLTELQKAFRPETILVSVMAANNEIGVLQPIAEIGELCHAYNIIFHTDAAQAIGKIPLDVQGMKVDLMSLTAHKVFGPKGIGALYVRRREPRVQLAPQQHGGGHERGMRSGTLYTPQIVGLGKAVEIALAEQATETQRLTQLRQSLWEQLSQLEGIHLNGHPQQRLAGNLNISVEGVDGAALLLGLQPVMAVSSGSACSSANTAPSSVLTALGTPQQLAYASVRFGIGRFNTQEEIDIVAKHAIATIQSLRKPSFMDSHAGKPQSALVPAD
- a CDS encoding SDR family oxidoreductase, with the protein product MSEDLKGKVALITGANKGIGYEIARQLGSRGATVLIGARDIKRGEEAANKLRLNEIDARTIQLDVIDQKTIDSAAQQIENEFGKLDILVNNAGILSDGDRLPPSQVEIETLRHTYETNVFGVFAVTKTLLPLLKKSIAGRIVNLSSGLGSLTQNSDANYEFANFKLLAYNSSKTAVNAITVLLAAELKDTPIKINAADPGFTATDINQHQGYRTVEQGAIAPVRLATLPDDGFSGGFFDENGALPW
- a CDS encoding type I restriction enzyme HsdR N-terminal domain-containing protein, producing MVQFIQAKNVGLAYLEERFGLQLAEEEAFFIEWFENLPEITDLEKQDLDRVKLHFLRLVKRPPLSEETVKLVVLSPLLNLAGFYDEPFYMRGEESIRISAEDEGEIIRGRIDVLVIQEQFWLLVIESKRSSFSLLEAIPQALVYMLANPNQDKPTFGLVTNGSDFIFLKLTKQNQPRYAMSEQFTLLKRKNELYQVLSVLKNLSQILS
- the bcp gene encoding thioredoxin-dependent thiol peroxidase, giving the protein MSNIPQAGQPAPDFSTPDQNGNAVTLDDLSSQWVILYFYPKDDTPGCTTEATDFTELYQDFSALGAKILGVSPDSGKSHCKFISKHNLSITLLSDPEHILTEAYGAWRLKKFMGKEYMGVARSTFLISSDKIIAYAWPNVKAKGHAQAVLTKLQELAATESPK
- a CDS encoding aldo/keto reductase, producing MQTKQLGNSELHITPIGFGAWAIGGGGWAFGWGTQDDRESIEAIKHALDLGVNWIDTAAIYGLGHSEEVVAKALKGQSSRPYIFTKCSMIWDEKGEIGRSLKADSVRREVEASLRRLDIETIDLYQIHWPNPDSDIEEGWTTLAKLKDEGKVRYIGVSNFNVEQLKRVQEIAPVTSLQPPYSLVKPNVEKEILPFCKENNIGVIVYSPMQSGLLTGKMTSERVANLADDDWRKKSDEFQEPRLSRNLKLVEVLQHIGKQHDRSPGEVAIAWTLNNPAVTAAIVGARNPQQVDGIIAAGEFRLNQQELEQIGAFLRENP
- a CDS encoding DUF2949 domain-containing protein, with the protein product MKATDQLVHFLEEELGISGGAISLALRHCEQTPNFLAMTLWQYGLVTLDQLAQIFDWLETV
- a CDS encoding AAA family ATPase, with protein sequence MKIQQLITKSLSLSNNAISYYVSQELAAIYPKKVLLESNDSSFNLEKYAEANLCKIQYDAHIHNQILTGWNGMENEIYKHTENASFEVSWQGYQFDILLMSWQEGYCKTRYSWILAESTEVAEKFFAAVCDWNSEIRDEVLVFEDGYWDKNPDLFQSIKSANFDNLILHSNLKQDIQDDLINFFASRETYTDYSVPWKRGILFIGSPGNGKTHTVKALINQMQQPCLYVKSFKSEYATDSENIRQVFKQARQSAPCILVLEDIDSLLNDDNRSFFLNELDGFASNQGIVTIATTNHPDRLDSAISDRPSRFDRKYHFELPAIPEREAYITLWNDQLKTAMRLSEEAVSQIVALTEGFSFAYLKELFLSSMIGWIGTMETGTLEKIMISQVVILRQQMSSTTVSGKDSEK